Part of the Alosa alosa isolate M-15738 ecotype Scorff River chromosome 18, AALO_Geno_1.1, whole genome shotgun sequence genome is shown below.
CACTGAGTGATGGCATGGGGTGTCCCAGACACGGTCACGGCCCTCTCCGTGGAGTCTGGCAACAAGTCGCCGGCCACCTGGACCTGGGCACCAGTGGTCTGCAAGACAGCACAGACAGGAACGTGAAACCAGGACTCTGAGGAGCCAGTTGAGACCCCACTGTTGAGTGATCCTAGCCACCGCTCAGAATTTTTATAGCACCGTCTATTTATAGACCCCAAACAATGCCCATATGGCAGGCCTTCCACAACTGTTCATTTAAACATGCTGTGGCTTTAAACCACAATAAGACATGCAACTATTCAGGACATTCTGCTTGGCAATTCATACCGTGGTCCATTCAGCTATTTATATATTCATCTATTTCTGCCCTCCTGGGTCACAGTGTCCTAGGCAGGCATTCCAGGCTGGCATTAAGTCAACTATTTCGCTCATATCCTGAAATAAATAGGACCAATTtgaaccaaacaaaaaaaaattaagttgcTGAAAGGTCCTTACTGTACATTGGTCTTCAATGCACATGGTCCAATGAATTTAAGTGAGACAAAGTGGGGTGTCTGTATCCAATTCTAGTCATTAAACATCCATTAAGACTGTGAGCAGATTATTTGGTAGGAATAGCTAGAGCAGTAGCTGCCCAGCTCAAGGACGAAGCAGTCCTTAAATAGGAGAACAAGAGGCCCAGGTTGTTTTTAACCCCTGCGGGATAACAGGGTCAAAAGAAGCGCTCTATTTTGGATTCAATTAATGACTCGATGCAAAACAACAGATCTATACTGTGCTTACCTCTCTGATCTCTTTAATCTTGGAGCCCCCTTTGCCTATGAGCGATCCACACTGGCTGGCTGGGAAGACCAGGCGCAGCGTCACAGGGGGTTTGCTGGTCACCGTGCTGTTTATCATGCAGGCGTTTATGTCCTAAAATAACAGTAATGAGACAATGAAACATGAGCGTGCCAAAAACACTCCCCAGAACAAGTGGGGAGCTCTTCCCCTCCGAGCCATTCAGTTCAAAGGAGTACATGCAAAACCCTACTAACATACCTGCACATTATATGCACATGATATGACACCGTTACAGACGGACAATGGGACAAAAAGTGGGAAAAATTGATAAAGAATATGACCTACCTCTTCAAACTTCTCGGCGATCATGGCGAAAGCTTTGAAGATGACCTCTGAAGCTCCAGTGATGGTGACAATCCTCTCGGGGCTGGAGCCGTCAGATATATTAATCCGAGCTCCACTCTGACAACAGAGGCACAAATTTATACAGCCGTAGAGCATTCGCAGACTGCCAGCCTAATTGCTGAGGTTCAACCCTTTCTTCTTTATTATTTCATGAGCTTAGCCTAAAGCTATCGCATATACATGAGAAAGAGTTACCTCTGTGTTATGTGAATTACAAAGGCCTTTTTTCTGTCACAACACATAACTAAAAGAATTTGAAATGtacctcttctctcatcttttTCACGGTTTCTCCTTTCTGAAAGAGCAAACATGGGGAAAGCAATATAAGAtacaagaaaacaaaacataactCTAATAAATAGAGTTAATAAATAACAATTATTTATATCTAATGGATGTGAACATATGCCTCAAACAGGGTCTTGTACATACCTTTCCAATGATGCTACCAACCTCCTGAAAATGAAAAGGAAATGATGACTACTTAGAGACTCTGACTGAGGGACTTATGAACACACCTCTGGCGCCAATCACTCTGAACTCACTCCATTGAGCCTCTTACATGAGTTCTTTTCCTGAAAGATTGGAATTGCCCTCTTTGACAGCTAATACATAGGAACCATGGGGCCCCAAGGCACATAACGTGCTCCCCTCCACTGTGATTTATGCTAATATTTTAAGGATGATTACATGAAACTAATTTAGCTCGAGTGACACATAACAAACATCCTCAAGAGCTGCTAATAGGGTGCCATGATCACGCTGAGGAGAGGTGTCTCACACGTTGGACCTCTCTGAATATTAACTAGTCCTACAAATGACAGGCACTGTCACAAGCCTAAAACTaacaatgagcacacacacacttgttctaATGGCATGTGGTATGCTGCGTGGTATGTAAGCTGATAGCGTAGCGCCACTTTAACAATATACCCGGCACCATGCAGGTCAAAAGCTGATATCTTGTAAACGTGGCTGAGCAGCTCCATTAGCACTTGATACGGTTGATCCAGGTTGCAAGTTATGGCATGAATCTGATGTGTCATAACATGACTGAATCTAAAGTAATGTCATGATCAGACAATTATTCTATAATAACAGACCACATGGGAAACGTCACATGATTGTCTGGTCACAGCTCTTCTTTTTCCGAGGGCACATCTCCTCTCAGCAGGAGAACCAGGGCTGGCTATACTTCTCATGCTGGAGTTTAAGAGGGCAAAAGCAAGTTCCGTGGTCTCACCTTGCCGTGCATCAGCAGACGTATCGTTAGGGTCACGTTCAATCCGCCATCCAAGGCTCCACCCTCAGGATCGTTAATATTCATGTTCAACGACAACGAAGTTGCTCCTCTCACAGCCTCACAAAGATACACActactcactcacaaacattacacacaaagacacacacacacacacacacacacagagaacaacagacagacagacagggagagagagaaagagagagaggaataaaatacatgACAGAACAATCCAGAAGCACAGcgtcatgcacaaacacaaactacaTTGTTACCGCATCATTCTGTCTCACTTGATGTCATTTTCTAAGCCTGTTTAACATGGAAGGGAAGAATAATCCACATACATACAGTTGCCATAAGTTGCTGGTCATGATACTGACTTCTTAGTTGGAAATGGGAGTGAGCAAGGGTCTGCCCCTGATTCAATCCACACACGAGATCCTTCCATTGGTTCCAGATAAATAGAACTAGTGTGACAACATGTGCTTACACATGACACAAAGGGGGCTGTTTGTCTCCTGCTGGGTCTTGGGATCAAGTGATGCCAGTGTGACCATATCTAATAAGATGCTGCTAATATGGCACCAAAAGAGCACAATGTCGCACTGTTCTCATTTCACAAGCGTTCTCTTTGCTGTCTGCACTGGTGATAATTCACATGTCTGAGCTTCACCAACGCTTAGCTGAAGCTGAACACAGGGGTGTTCAGTGTGCATGTTCTGTAGCCACTATGGGCCGTCCATCAATCAGTGTgttcatttttaaaacatttctcTCAAAAACGGAAAACATCCTTTTTGCCTTTAGATTGCTCATATGATACTCACATAGATCCCAAGACGTGCTGTATGCTCTATCTCCATGGCATATCTGGAATAGAGACTCATCTCAGTTATAATCCTCTCAACATATGATGAattaaaaaatgtcaaaaacatatAGGCTATCAGAATTTATCttgaaaatcaatcaatcagcacTGCAGCCCACAACAGGCCAAAGGCTTATGGCCAAGCGCGAACACTAATATAATCCATTAGTAATACATCATACCTATGCTTCCTTCCATGGCTACCCTCAATGTATGCCAAATGCATTAATCTTTGGTCAACATAAATAAAAGCTAGGCATATCGGGAGGAACCCGTTTCATTGTGtggccttcctctctctctgtgtagttCTATCAGGTAAATGCATCAAACCCAACGCAACCCGAGGGCCTAATCCTATAGGCCAGGATTTGTTTGGCTAATGCTAAAACCCTTTTGACCCACTTCTGTCTCCTCCAGCATGTCAGCACCCACTCGCCACTTTGAAAACACAGCACCCATATAATATAACACTAATGAATACAGATAGAATGCTGATAACAAACATACATAATTTTTCCCCTTGTCATTTTTGTATATTTGCCTCAGGATTAAAACAGTCATCGACATTAAACAAGGTACAAAATCTTGCAAAGGAATCAGAAAAATTCCAAGCACCACACAAATCCTAAATCCATGACTTGGAGCAATTCTCAAGCTGTCTTGTTGAAAGGCGAGTTGTTGAGCACTAACAATGATTTCTACATAAAGAGATGAAATAAATTGAACGCTAATATGAGACCAAAAAGTAATACTTCAAAAGCGTCTTTGTTTGTCCATCATGTGTCATATTCCACTTCAGTAGGCAAGATCAGATACAGTAGCAACtcaagtcatgtttttttaaGCAATCAAGTAACAGACAGCAAACACTTCTCAACCTTCTATTTGTACATATATATGAATTCAGCCTTTTTAAGGATTTTTTTGACGGGACAAGAACTCTCTAGCGGAACACAGAGTGGGCCGAAAGCCTCATTAAGGCTGTTGGAGGCCTGTAAAGTATATCTGTCAAAAGGATTTAGTTTATCATGGAGAGTTCAGCATAACTGACCTGCTGGGCCGTTTCAGAAGACTTCGGTAGGTTGCTTTTTTCCTCTCGTCCTTCTCGTCCCcctcagagagagagtatgtccAGTGTCTGTCGGAgtgctccagagagagagagagagagagggaagagttcCCCCCCCCCTTTTGTTGTCAGTTGTATTCAGAGAATGGACAGATGGCCTTATGCCCGCAGTCGTGCTAGAGGGAGACTGGCTTTGCTGTTTTTTTCATCCCCTGGCTTAGCCTCTGATAAGCCCTGCACTAGGGGAAGTGAACTTACAGTCCTTCGTTGTGTTTAACACTTACAGTTTGCTCCACTGTACAAAAAGTTGGCTGGCTCCTATCGAAAGTCTTGGAGTATGGAAACGAGATCTCAAACTGGGCAAAGTCTGATCATACTGTGACGTATAACGCCACAATATAATTTACTGTAATCATCTGAATTATGCTTTGGAGGCTCACCATGGAGAGGTGCTTAGAAGTAACAGttcagttattttttaaatgatcaGTGGCATAATATAAGATGTGTGTTGTGCAAATCATCAACACCATTCCAGCAATAATCTGAAATGATAGATTGAGATAAAATGGAATTCCACAAAAGTTATGCGGATCCTAGCTTTCGGATCTTGGGGAATCATGGTGACGAAGAGACACAACGTTTCTGTGGACAGTTTCCCCCTCCCCCACGCCAAACCAAATACCCCTACTAATGAGGCCACAGCCCTGCGAATACAATGTGGTCCTTTTTAACAGAGCGAGATGCATTCAGCACAGCAGTGAAATTATGAACTAAATGAGTCAGTCAGGCAGAAGTGGCATATTTAATTACTGCCTGCTGCTTGGGATGGGAACACACAAAGGGTTCTCTGGACCTCATATCACTCTATCTCCACCGTGCGTAACTGGTCATCTCTATGAAACCATGTctttcagatgtgtgtgtgtgtgtgtgagagagagtatgcgtGGGCACTTGTCAGCAACAAAGTATCTGAGACACAAATTTAGCAGCTTTCTGCTCTCTGTTCTGTAGAGGCACTATAGCTTTTACCACAGCAGAGATGTGCATCACATCCCAGCTTCAATAATAGTGCCTGGCTGGATTAAGTACAACCTAGTGCATTGTtaattttcttcttcttcacatATTCCATTACTTTTCTTACCCGATGACAGACATTTCAAGCCATCAAGAGGGACTTGCACAGATTTTTATTGATTCTTCATACTTTTCGGATTTGTTTTAAGTCTAAAAGAAGAAACTCCCTCTAGGACTGGTGTTAGTTGTGACCCGTCATCAGCCGGGTCAATCTTTGGCCATCTGCTAAGCCACAAGCAAAGATCTGCCAATATACTGCCCTGCTGTTTAAAGTTGAATGAAGTTGACAGGTTGGCCATTAGGAGTACAATAGAAACATCCACTTACTGCTGGCTGTATGTAGCCTTATCTATTCCCGAAACACCTAAATGACCATCCACACTGCGTGTCCAACCCACTGATCTATAAAGTTCTTCATAGATCAGTGGTCCAACCCGAAAGATTTACCTTTTAGAGTGTGGAATCTATCGAAGTGCATAAAACGACTACTTTACTTAGGCTACTGGGCTTGTCCTTCATCTGTGATATCACAAGTAGGAACTAAAACGAATTGTCCTGTCACTGTGGAGATTGATTTTAAACACATTTCTGAAAAGGTTGTCAACAGCactgttttgtctttgtgttagGGACTTTGAACTCCGAGAGTTTCTGGCGTTTCACCATGACTAACCTGTTGGCTAGGCTACACGTGACAGTTGTGAGGTTAAAGTTGCAATGGCTAACTTAATGCAGTCACTTTCAAAGATATGAAGGTAACGTTCACGTTAATGCCAGTATGGAGCTTGAACACATGTTTACACTCCAGAGTTACCAGGATATCTGGGGGTCTTACGGATATGACATTGATTTGCCAGAGATGATTGAAAAGGAATTCAGCCGAATGAAAGGTCTGTCATATGTAGTTTTACAGCCATGGGATGGATTTGGAATTGGATTAATTTATCAATAACGTTGATTTCTACAATCGTGTCGTATCATTTAACGTATTCATACCTGACTCTTCCTGTGTTGTTCTTGTTCTGaccttttttaaacattttccaAGTCCATGCGTTGGAACATAATTTTGTCTTGATATTTATCAACTTTGAAGTTCCGTAATGATTTGCAGTTTACGTTGCGTTCTCAAAGTTGCTCTCCTTTGAGGCAAGTGGGCGCCCTCTTTTGACTTTTAATTACATTGCAATAAAGGCAACGGTCTTTCTCAGAGAAACTGCTATGATATTCATTTGATACAGTATAGCTTTTGGAGGCGGGGTGACGAGTTCAAGATCAAACATTTTCATGTCCTTTCTCTCGAATAGGTATCACTTACCTTGATCATGCTGGAACAACGCTCTTTTCTGAATCACAGATAAAAGCCTTCTACCAAGATCTCACGGGAAATGTCTATGGTAAATAACCTTTAAATTAAATGGTCACCTATCAGAACTGAATTAATGATGAATTAATATCACAGTATGTCTGTGATGTGATATATTAATCTATCAAATGATATTATTTGATGTTATATGAAAACTGACCTACAAAGTCCTCAGAAACCCATGTGAATGTACAGGCTTGTTCTATTTCAGGCAATCCCCATAGCCACAATCTGAGCAGTCGACTGACACATGATACCGTGGAACATGTCAGATACAGGTAAAAGGCTCTCTCTCTAAAATGGCATAAATCAGAACACAAGCAAAGACTAATTCCATTTCCATTCCATTGGATAGGCTTATACTCTATATCCTTACATTTGGATCATATCTTAACGCTTGCTGTATACAGCTGCACATTCTGAATATATCCTTTCTTTTGTAGTTGTTTTGTCCTAATGTACTGAAAACCAAACCTGTTTATTTGTCTAGTAGGGTACTGGAAAACACACAGTAGGAGCTATGCAATAATTAAGACGATGCTGATGGCAAATTTTTGTAAATGAGTTCCTGTTGTATCTGAAGGTGTTGTTAATTCCTCCTGCAGGATACTGGAGCACTTTAACGCTAGTCCAGAGGAGTACACAGTCATCTTCACCTCAGGCAGCACTGCAGCACTCAAGCTTGTGGCTGACTGCTTTCCCTGGAGGTCTGCCTGTGGCGGAGAGCCAGCGAGCCACTTCTGCTACTTGACCGACAACCACACCTCAGTGGTGGGCATCCGAGGGGTGAGCAGCCAGCTCGGCGTGACCTCCCTCCCCGTCTCGCCACACGAGGTGGAGGGCCGAGCCAGACAGCCGCCGCAGGCGACGAACGTAAACGAGTCCCTGACCCCTCACCTCTTCTGTTACCCAGCTCAGAGCAACTTCTCAGGCAGGAAGTACCCTCTGAGCTATGCAAAGGGCATGCAGACGGGGCGCCTGTATCCGGCGTGTGATTGGCCAGGTCGATGGCTTGTCCTCCTGGATGCCGCCGGCCTGGTGGGCTGCTCAGGCCTGGATCTGCGGGAATGCCCCGCCGATTTTATCCCCATCTCTTTCTACAAGATGTTCGGCTTTCCAACAGGATTAGGCGCGCTACTAGTGCGGAACGAGGCAGCGCCGCTCTTGCGGAAGGGCTACTTCGGCGGGGGCACGGCAGCAGCTTACCTCGCAGGAGAGGATTATTTTGTGCCCAAGTCAAGTGTGTCCAGCAGGTACAGGCCAAACAGCCATCTAATTAAAAGTGTTCTGCCGCTTTCTTCCCACTCCGCTAGCTCATTAAGATTCTTCCCACACAGTCAGCGCTTAGAATATCCAACTCATTCTGAATGTCATCTTTGATTCTTATGTAGCTTTTGTTTTCAGTATAGTTGTCCTTAAATTATataaattgagttatttttttgcTGAAGTGTTGTATCATGATTTTTAGGTTTGAGGATGGCACCATCTCTTTTCTGGACATCATTTCTGTCCATCATGGCTTTGAGGCTCTTCAGAGGTTAACAGGTATTAAACAGACAACACTGAACTTTCACAACCCTAACCCTCAGTTCGAGGGCTTTCTTTTATTTCTGCACACCCCACGAAACGCTATTAATATTTCCCCCATTATTTGATGAGTAATGCAGCGCCCTGCCAcctgtggaggtggtggtgaatGTGTCATAACGGCAGACTCTCCTCCAGCCTAGCTCATTAAAAAACACGCCGCTTCTAAAAGCCTCGGGAGTGCCATGTGATAATGCAAGTGTGTGCAGCGttcagcatgtgtgtgcttgtgctgtcAGCTTGCGCGCTTCCCTGGGAATGACAGCTTTATTTGGTCTGCAGGAGGCATGGTCGAGATCCAGCAGCATACATTCGGTCTGGCGCGCTACACCTACGTAATGCTCTCCAGCCTGCTGCATAGCAACGGCAGGCCGGTGGCCCACATCTACTGTGCTAATGAGTTCCAGGACCCGGCCTCCCAGGGAGCCATTCTCAACTTCAACGTGCTGGACTGCCACGGCAGAGTGGTCGGCTACTCTCAGGTGTGCTCTCTCCAACATGATGGCCAAGTGCTGTAAAATAAAGTAACCtaatatgcaggttttttaCCCTTTGAAGTTGTGTTTATGTTGGCATTTTGATTGTAGTAGTTGTGTGAAGGAGAGATGAAACACCCCATCATTCCCTCTAGCCACCCAGATGACGCTGTGctggtgttgttgtttttttgctcTGGGTGGGGAATCCTGTGAAACCGGAAGAATGGCGTTTACAGCACATTGTCGCAA
Proteins encoded:
- the zgc:110045 gene encoding poly(rC)-binding protein 3 isoform X4 — encoded protein: MNINDPEGGALDGGLNVTLTIRLLMHGKEVGSIIGKKGETVKKMREESGARINISDGSSPERIVTITGASEVIFKAFAMIAEKFEEDINACMINSTVTSKPPVTLRLVFPASQCGSLIGKGGSKIKEIRETTGAQVQVAGDLLPDSTERAVTVSGTPHAITQCVRHICTVMLESPPKGATIPYRPKPSPAGPHTVIAQPHASAAFAMPGQYAIPHQDVWKLPCLRVLMS